The Macaca nemestrina isolate mMacNem1 chromosome 15, mMacNem.hap1, whole genome shotgun sequence genome segment CATAATACTGGAGCCTTTGGTCTGTAGTTTAGCTAATTTTGAGTCTTGATGAGGACTGACCATCCTGTGGGTAGAACCATGTGGACTGGGGCTGGGTCTAGGCCTCCTGGTGCTTACCACAGGCTGTGTTCTTACACTGACTGTATAGAAAGAGGAGGTAGAGTAAACCTACCCTATATACACCTCAGCTCAGGCCCTGTGCCTGGTCTGTATTGTGAATGGGGGAACATAGAATGAAGATTTGTAGCTCTATGGTTTTTGATGAAGCAGCTGGGCCAGGGAGTGACTGTGGCTCTTTGCAGGGAGTGGTATGGGTATCACTTTCCGGAGCTGGTGAAGATCATCAACGACAATGCCACATACTGCCGTCTTGCCCAGTTTATTGGAAACCGAAGGGaactgaatgaggaaaagctgGAGAAGCTGGAGGAGCTGACAATGGATGGGGCCAAGGCTAAGGCTATTCTGGATGCCTCACGGTCCTCCATGGGTCAGTGCAGAGCCTGGCAGCCTGCATAAGGTATGGGGCTCTGAGTATCTGGCCTCCTGCATTCACACTTGGTTTTTCCTAGGCATGGACATATCTGCCATTGACTTGATAAACATCGAGAGCTTCTCCAGTCGTGTGGTGTCTTTATCTGAGTACCGCCAGAGCCTACACACTTACCTGCGCTCCAAGATGAGCCAAGTAGCCCCCAGCCTGTCAGCCCTAATTGGGGAAGCGGTGCGTCATGGGACACAAAAATGGGAGAATAAGGACTGTTGCCATGTGCACCTGCACTGCTGTATTTCTTCACCCACTATGTCTTCCCTAGTTGTGCTTGAtggggaggtggggagcaggGCTGTCATGCAACTGGCAGGTCAGCAGTTCGTTTCTCTGACTGCTTCCTTGACTCTTTCCAGGTTGGTGCACGTCTCATCGCACATGCTGGCAGCCTCACCAACCTGGCCAAGTATCCAGCATCCACAGTGCAGATCCTTGGGGCTGAAAAGGCCCTGTTCAGGTACCAGTGAGGGCACCTGCCCACAATCAGGTGCCACTTCTGGTGCCCACTGCTTGTTGGGGGATCACGGTGATGGCTGACCAGGGCTCCCTGACCTATACAGGCCTCTGCTATGGGGGTGATGGCCAGTCCTGGTGTCTGAGTGATTCCCAGGGCCCAGCAAAGGGACCAAGTCTCCAGGTCAGCGACATCGGATGCCTTCCCTCTGCCTCTGGGAGCTATGGGTTGGCATGCATTGGGGTAGAGATCCAATCTGGCCTGAGGCTCACTCAGGACTTGGGggtgagaggaggggaggagctgAGCTGCCTTGGCTAGTGGGGTTGAAATTTCTGATCTTAAACTCTCCACTGAATATTCTCTCAGAGCCCTGAAGACAAGGGGTAACACACCAAAATATGGACTCATTTTCCACTCCACCTTCATTGGCCGAGCAGCTGCCAAGAACAAAGGCCGCATCTCCCGATACCTGGCAAACAAATGCAGTATTGCCTCACGAATCGATTGCTTCTCTGGTATGGGTAGGGGGGCTGGCAGTTGTGAGAAGGGGCTGGCtggctgggtgggtggggaggctCACAACCATAGCTTCCACGATGATGGCAATATTTTTCGTCAACAGCAGTTCACCTAGTGAGTGTTGAGACTCTGGGTCTGAGTGAAGCTGAGGGCAGAGGGAACACAGGGTGGGGGTAGTTTTTCTCTTTGGGCTGACAGGCTTTGTTACGCACATCCAGAGGTGCCCACGAGTGTATTTGGGGAGAAGCTTCGAGAACAAGTTGAAGAGCGACTGTCCTTCTATGAGACTGGAGAGATACCACGAAAGAATCTGGATGTCATGAAGGAAGCAATGGTTCAGGTTAGTTGGGCTTTGCTGGGTGTGGAGAGGCATAGCTAGCTGTTGGAGGTGATGAACTGTCTGAGCCTGACCTCGTAGAGTGGAGGCAAAAAAAACTGATTTAATGAGCCTGATCCAATAATGCCAGAAAGGAGTCCTCAGAGCACCAAAGGTCTTCAGGCCCTTTTAGCACTTTTCTTTGACCAGGCAGAGGAAGCGGCTGCTGAGATTACTAGGAAGCTGGAGAAACAGGAGAAGAAACgcttaaagaaggaaaagaaacggCTGGCTGCACTTGCCCTCGCATCTTCAGAAAACAGCAGTAGTACTCCAGAGGAGTGTGAGGTCAGTAGGCAGCATGACCCTGGCAGAGATCCTAGGTTGTAGGATTTTCAACAGCAGAATAAAGGATGTGCTGCATCAAGTCATGGTCTTGAGTCCAGGCTTTTGGACTGAAACAAGGACCTGAAACATCTAAAACTACCTCTTGATTCTATAGGAAGGATATAGGTGCTGAACTTGCTCAAGAGCCCAGAGAGCTGGTTGTAGCTCACACCTGTTCCCTGGGCATGTGTGTTCTGTCCTCGGCTGCTTCCCAGGAGTCCTCAACCTGGGGTAGTGTAAATTCCTGCTCTGCTTATTCTCAGACGTGTGTCCGGAGGTGGTAGTGTTTCACAgtggggatgggggcagggaggtCCCCAATGTGCTAAGCTACAGTCATTCTCCCTGAGATTTTCATTTAGCACCCAGTTTCTTAAACAGTGTTTCAGGGCCCTGTCTGGAACTTGGCATGAGGGTTCTGTTGTGACCAGCATGGTGGGTGTTTCTTTAGGTTTTATGGGCTGAGGTAATTTCTCATTACATGTTTTCCTTCTAATTTGGGACAGTCTTTGGGATGGATCTCTATACCCACACAATTAAACTATGCCAGAAACACTGGGCAATGTCAGTAACTACACAGTTTTCCCTGCTTTGGCTACTTAATTGCTGAAGATGTAATGGGGGTGTGTGTGATGGCACTGTTCTCACAACCTGTTCCCCTGTCCTTCCCTTTAGGAGACGAGTGAAAAacccaaaaagaagaaaaagcaaaagcccCAGGAGGTTCCtcaggagaatggaatggaagacCCATCTATCCCTTTCTCCAaacccaagaaaaagaaatctttttccaAGGAGGAGTTGATGAGTAGTGATCTTGAAGAGACCGCTGGCAGCACCAGTCTTCCCAAGAGGAAGAAGTCTTCACCCAAGGAGGAAACAGTTAATGACCCCGAAGAGGCAGGCCACAGAAGTGGCtccaagaaaaagaggaaattctcCAAAGAGGAGCCAGTCAGCAGTGGGCCTGAAGAGGCAGCTGGCAAGAGCAGctccaagaagaagaaaaagttccATAAAGCATCCCAGGAAGATTAGAATGCAAATGGACATTCTCTAGGAGGTGGGACATACCATAGCCCAAGGTGACATCTTCCACCCTGTGCCCTGTTCcccaataaaaacaaattcacaaaAGTTGGTTCATGTTCTTTATTGGACACCTTACATGAGTATGGACAAGGCCTATGGGTGGGGCAAGGCAGCAATGACAGCCTCAGTGAAGTCATGGCAAGTAGCATAGCCACCCATGTCAGAGGTTCGAACCTGTGGGGGAGAATCATCATCATCCATGTGGCCTGGGTTCCAGCCTAACAATTCCCATCACCACCCAACAGTCTCCCCTAAGGAAGCGGGCCCAAGGACAACCTAGGCTCTACCCAGCAAGGTGACCATGGTCCACTGCCTAGAGGCACAAGGTCTCTTCCCTGGTGCACTGCACTGAAGGGTATGGGGAGTGTGGTCCTTGCAAGGCTGGAAGAAATAAAGGGCTCTAGCTCCCATGGGGGTGCAGGTGACCGATGACAGACTTGATGAAGTCGGTTGTGGTGCTGTAGCCGCCCATGTCTCGAGTCCGCACCTACAGCCACCACCGGCAACAGCcgtggggagggagaaaagagagcCCATGAAGGGAGATAGGGCAATGTGATTGAGGAAATGGAATCCAAGAATGCGTGACAGCCAGAAAAAGGCAATGCACAGGAATGGAAGGAGGAGCCAGGTTGGGAAGCACATGGACCTGCCCACTCCTCTTAAGCCACTATTAGCTGTGCTGCAGCCAGAGCAGgacaggaggctgagcaggcaaAGATGATGGGAAATGCAGATCAGAGGCGTGATGTGGCTACCTTCCTTGGAAGAAATAGAGACAAGACCAGGTGGAAGGAAAGAATCGCAGCGGAAAGGAGATGGGTGTGAAGGTGAAGCTGATGCTTCAGCCTGCCTGTATCCCTTGCTGTTCCACCCCCAAGGAGAGCTGCAAGTTCTGCATTCAGATGGCCCATGAAAAGGGCAGTGGATGGAGCAGGAAAGAGGGAACAGCAGATGGGATCTAAGAGGCAAAAGAGATCAAGAGGATGAAACAGCCAAGAGAAGGGAGGTGAAGAACAGCCCTGAGAGGGATGCAGGGATGTCAGGGAGCGGATGTTCTGGGAacctgggggaaaaaagagacCCCCATTCAGGTTCCCCAGAGAGTAGTACCGAGGTGCTGACCCCAGAACTACTCTAAACCCTGAAGCCAGCACTACTCTTCTAAACTCACCTTGCCAACTTTGATCACCTTCTTCACTGCATCTGCAATCATGTTGGAGTGATACTCAAGACTGTGGATATGGACAGGAAGAAACTGTGACTCCCCCAAGACACCTCCCACTAATTTCCCCACCGGGCTCCTCCTCACAACACCCAACCACTGCCCACAGCCTCCCGTGACCTACTTGAGATGCCGCAACATGTTGGAAGCCGACAGCAGCATGGCTGTGGGATTGGCTATATTCCTGCCCACTGCCTGGGCAAATGGGTGCCGGGCACCCTGTGGAAAGAGGGGCAAGCTAGACACTGGGAGGAGCCAGGAGGGGTACACAGAGGCTTAGGTTGGAAAAGGACATTATGGGAGGGGAAGGTCAGGCCAAGGTCACTGAAAAGAGGCATGGTGGGCAGCGTGGGGGAAGAACAGGCTAAGATCACTTAGGAAGTGGAGACACTGGGATGGGGGAGAAATGGCAGACTTGAGGTCAGAGAAAGGGCACGTAGGAAGGGCCGAAGGAGAAAGCAGCCTCACTCACCGTCTCAAAGACTGCATATTCTGCACTATAGCTCTCACCAGGGACCACACCAGCTCCCCCAACCAGGCCAGCAGCCAGATTGTCAATAATGTTCCCATAGAGATTGGGCATCACAAGCACATCAAACTGGTAAGGATTCTGCACCAGCTAGAGGATGAAAGGTGTAGGCATGAAGTAAATTCCActccccaccctcctcctccgCCCCATGAGTGGAGATGTGGGGAGGCCTCACCTGCATGCAGCAGTTGTCTATGATCATTGTCTCAAATTTGATTTTGGGGTACAGTTCAGCAACTTCCTCGCAGCACTGCAGGAACAACCCATCCCCAAGTTTCCTGTCCATGGGCCAAAGGGGACAGAATCAGCCGAGAAAGTACAGGGGCTACCTTCCCAGGAACCCATCCTACACAAAGCCATGTCCCTCACATGATGTTGGCCTTGTGGACAGCAGTGACCTTGCTCCGTCCTTTCTTGGTGGCATAGTCAAAGGCGAACTTTGCAATCCGCTGAGACTTGGCTCGTGTGACAATCTTCAAACACTCAATCACACCCCTTGCACTCTGGGTAAGAAGACAGCAGCAGCTAGGTGACACTGGGAAGGGAAACAAGGAGCTCCACCTCTCTCCCACCTTCATCCTTGCCCTTCCCCAGTTTCTGGGGCCTCACCTCATGTTCCAGAGAGCTGTACTCCCCTTCGGTCTGCTCTCGAATGATCACCAGGTCTAGATTGTTGTGCCGAGTCATATACCCAGGAAGTGACTTCACATGGACTACGTTGGCAAACAAGTCCAACTTACGCCTGAGGGTGGGCAGGGCCATCAGCTCCGCTCCTGGTGCCCTGACACCTCTCGACCATTCGCCCCACCCAGACCACCTACCTCAGTCGCATATCATAGGAGGCTAGCTCCCCCTTATACTCCATCGGGGTATGAATCTTTCCTGTGTAAACAAAGTGGGAAAAGGAGTGTCAGGCACTGGCCAAGCCCAAGGGAACCCAGACCAGTGTCTAACCCCCTTAGAAACATAATGTAACCCAGACTCCCATCTCCCATTCCcaaatcagtaatttttaaattgttgcgGGGGGCAAGGGACAAAAGAGAATAATGTGGTTACAGCCAGAAACATTTCATctattgctgtgtgtgtgtgtgtgtgtgagagagagggggcggggggagagagagacagggtctcactctgtcgcctagagtgcagtggcgctatctgggctcactgcaacctccacctcccaagttcaagcaattctcctgcctcagctgccccagtagctgggattacaggcatgtgccaccacacctggctaactttttgtatttttagtagaggcgggggtctcaccatattggccaggctggtctcgaactcctgacctcaagtgatccgcccgccccagccttaatgctttatttttagtCAACATATTTAATTTAGGCTGAAACTTCAAAATGGagaatggatttttttctatttatcaaaAAAGAGCCTGGGTTTAATAAGAAGTTGAAAAACAATGCTAGCAGATCCGTGATCTTTTAGATGTTTCTGTGCCTTCTCcttatttgacattttttaatCCAACAACTACTGATGAATGTCAATTACATGTCAGGCAATAAGGATAGCAACTAAAACCATACAACTCCTGCCCTCGAGAAGCAAACGGTACACTGGGAAAGACAGATAATATGAAAGACATGATAAATACCATGGGAAACTTGCATAGCAACACAAAGAGGAAATCCTCTCCAGTAATATCAGGATATAGCACAGAAGAGCTAGCACTTCAGTCACGCCTTAAGTTATGTGAGCACAATGGGCTCAACAGTGATCCCCGAAATGACTGTCCATGCCGTGAGCCCCAGAACCTATATATGTGACCTTACTTGggaaaagaggctttgcagatgtaactaagttaaggatcttgagaaaAAATCATCCTGGATGAGGGTTGGCCCTAAATCCAGtgataaatatttaaggagaaaaatgatacagagatagaaaaggaagaaaaccacAGATACTGGGGTGATGCATCTACTAGTCAAAAAACAGCAGGAGCCaccagaagaggaaagaaaggattctcccctaaaccttcagagggagcagggccctgccaacaccttaatttcAGACTTACGGCCTCCAgtactgtgagagaatacatttctgttacgATAAGCCACCAGGTTCATGGTAGTGTGTTATGGCAGCTAtgggaaactaatacagtgaATGAGTGAGAAGGACTCTAACAGGTAGCTTCAAAGAAAGAATGTTCTGGGTACAGGGAACAGTATAAGTCAGGTAGTACATATTTGGCATCTAACACACAATCTAGTGTGATTGAAGCACAGAACAAGAGTTGTGGAACCAAGGCAGAAAAGTTAAGGGCCAACTTATAAAGTACTGACTTTCCTATGGTAAGGCTGACCTGGAAAAGTCAGGCTGTTCTTTCCAAGAAAAGAGATATGGAAGATGAACTGTAGGGGCAGAACTAGAAGCCAAAAAATTCAAATGAGGAGATTAAAGCatggaagacaaaagaaaaggggcagctaggcagggtggctcatgcctataatcccagcactttggaatgctgaggtgggtggatcatttgaggtcaagagttcgagacctgcctggccaacatgataaaaccctgcctctactaaaaattcaaaaattagcctgggcatggtggctcacgcttgtaatcccagcactttgggaggccaaggcgggcagatcacaaggtcaggagttcaagaccagcccgaccaacatggtgaaaccccacctctactaaaaatacaaaaattagtcaggcgtggtggcacactcctgtaataccagccagctactcaggaggctgaggcaggagaatcgcttgaacccgggaggcggaggttgcagtgagccaagatggcgacattgcactccagcctgggcgacagagcaagactctgtcttaaacaaaacaaatacaaaaattagctgggtatggtgatgcacacctgtagtcccagctactcaggaggctgaagcaggagaatcgcttgaactggagatggggaggttgcagtgagcagagatcacaccactgcactccagcctgagcaacagagtgagactctgactcaaaaaaaaaaaaaaaaagaaagagagaaagagagagggggagagggggagaggggaagaagggaagaggggaagggaagggaagaaaagtgggaggaagggagggaaagaaaacaaatgaaaagagagaagagaagagaagaaaaggggcAGCTTGAAGTGGTATTCCAGAAATGCAATGAACAAGATTTGATGACAGTTGATGTAGCCTCAGGACAGACTCAGAACCCCTGGAACTTTTCTGCATAGACAGCTGACATGATCTCTTAACTCCTGGGTTCCCAATGGGAAAGAACAAATGTCCAAATACCAGCGGTGGTTGCCCTGGAGAGTTAATATAATTGCATA includes the following:
- the LOC105481621 gene encoding nucleolar protein 56 isoform X2, whose product is MVLLHVLFEHAVGYALLALKEVEEISLLQPQVEESVLNLGKFHNIVRLVAFCPFASSQVALENANAVSEGVVHEDLRLLLETHLPSKKKKVLLGVGDPKIGAAIQEELGYNCQTGGVIAEILRGVRLHFHNLVKGLTDLSACKAQLGLGHSYSRAKVKFNVNRVDNMIIQSISLLDQLDKDINTFSMRVREWYGYHFPELVKIINDNATYCRLAQFIGNRRELNEEKLEKLEELTMDGAKAKAILDASRSSMGMDISAIDLINIESFSSRVVSLSEYRQSLHTYLRSKMSQVAPSLSALIGEAVGARLIAHAGSLTNLAKYPASTVQILGAEKALFRALKTRGNTPKYGLIFHSTFIGRAAAKNKGRISRYLANKCSIASRIDCFSEVPTSVFGEKLREQVEERLSFYETGEIPRKNLDVMKEAMVQAEEAAAEITRKLEKQEKKRLKKEKKRLAALALASSENSSSTPEECEEGYRC
- the LOC105481621 gene encoding nucleolar protein 56 isoform X1, which codes for MVLLHVLFEHAVGYALLALKEVEEISLLQPQVEESVLNLGKFHNIVRLVAFCPFASSQVALENANAVSEGVVHEDLRLLLETHLPSKKKKVLLGVGDPKIGAAIQEELGYNCQTGGVIAEILRGVRLHFHNLVKGLTDLSACKAQLGLGHSYSRAKVKFNVNRVDNMIIQSISLLDQLDKDINTFSMRVREWYGYHFPELVKIINDNATYCRLAQFIGNRRELNEEKLEKLEELTMDGAKAKAILDASRSSMGMDISAIDLINIESFSSRVVSLSEYRQSLHTYLRSKMSQVAPSLSALIGEAVGARLIAHAGSLTNLAKYPASTVQILGAEKALFRALKTRGNTPKYGLIFHSTFIGRAAAKNKGRISRYLANKCSIASRIDCFSEVPTSVFGEKLREQVEERLSFYETGEIPRKNLDVMKEAMVQAEEAAAEITRKLEKQEKKRLKKEKKRLAALALASSENSSSTPEECEETSEKPKKKKKQKPQEVPQENGMEDPSIPFSKPKKKKSFSKEELMSSDLEETAGSTSLPKRKKSSPKEETVNDPEEAGHRSGSKKKRKFSKEEPVSSGPEEAAGKSSSKKKKKFHKASQED
- the LOC105481619 gene encoding isocitrate dehydrogenase [NAD] subunit beta, mitochondrial isoform X2 encodes the protein MAALSGVRWLTRALVSAGNPGPWRGLSTSAAAHAASRSQAEDVRVEGSFPVTMLPGDGVGPELMHAVKEVFKAAAVPVEFQEHHLSEVQNMASEEKLEQVLSSMKENKVAIIGKIHTPMEYKGELASYDMRLRRKLDLFANVVHVKSLPGYMTRHNNLDLVIIREQTEGEYSSLEHESARGVIECLKIVTRAKSQRIAKFAFDYATKKGRSKVTAVHKANIMKLGDGLFLQCCEEVAELYPKIKFETMIIDNCCMQLVQNPYQFDVLVMPNLYGNIIDNLAAGLVGGAGVVPGESYSAEYAVFETGARHPFAQAVGRNIANPTAMLLSASNMLRHLNLEYHSNMIADAVKKVIKVGKVRTSDMGGYATCHDFTEAVIAALPHP
- the LOC105481619 gene encoding isocitrate dehydrogenase [NAD] subunit beta, mitochondrial isoform X1, which translates into the protein MAALSGVRWLTRALVSAGNPGPWRGLSTSAAAHAASRSQAEDVRVEGSFPVTMLPGDGVGPELMHAVKEVFKAAAVPVEFQEHHLSEVQNMASEEKLEQVLSSMKENKVAIIGKIHTPMEYKGELASYDMRLRRKLDLFANVVHVKSLPGYMTRHNNLDLVIIREQTEGEYSSLEHESARGVIECLKIVTRAKSQRIAKFAFDYATKKGRSKVTAVHKANIMKLGDGLFLQCCEEVAELYPKIKFETMIIDNCCMQLVQNPYQFDVLVMPNLYGNIIDNLAAGLVGGAGVVPGESYSAEYAVFETGARHPFAQAVGRNIANPTAMLLSASNMLRHLNLEYHSNMIADAVKKVIKVGKVRTRDMGGYSTTTDFIKSVIGHLHPHGS
- the LOC105481619 gene encoding isocitrate dehydrogenase [NAD] subunit beta, mitochondrial isoform X3 codes for the protein MAALSGVRWLTRALVSAGNPGPWRGLSTSAAAHAASRSQAEDVRVEGSFPVTMLPGDGVGPELMHAVKEVFKAAAVPVEFQEHHLSEVQNMASEEKLEQVLSSMKENKVAIIGKIHTPMEYKGELASYDMRLRRKLDLFANVVHVKSLPGYMTRHNNLDLVIIREQTEGEYSSLEHESARGVIECLKIVTRAKSQRIAKFAFDYATKKGRSKVTAVHKANIMKLGDGLFLQCCEEVAELYPKIKFETMIIDNCCMQLVQNPYQFDVLVMPNLYGNIIDNLAAGLVGGAGVVPGESYSAEYAVFETGARHPFAQAVGRNIANPTAMLLSASNMLRHLNLEYHSNMIADAVKKVIKVGKIPSAVPSFLLHPLPFSWAI
- the LOC105481619 gene encoding isocitrate dehydrogenase [NAD] subunit beta, mitochondrial isoform X4 gives rise to the protein MAALSGVRWLTRALVSAGNPGPWRGLSTSAAAHAASRSQAEDVRVEGSFPVTMLPGDGVGPELMHAVKEVFKAAAVPVEFQEHHLSEVQNMASEEKLEQVLSSMKENKVAIIGKIHTPMEYKGELASYDMRLRRKLDLFANVVHVKSLPGYMTRHNNLDLVIIREQTEGEYSSLEHESARGVIECLKIVTRAKSQRIAKFAFDYATKKGRSKVTAVHKANIMKLGDGLFLQCCEEVAELYPKIKFETMIIDNCCMQLVQNPYQFDVLVMPNLYGNIIDNLAAGLVGGAGVVPGESYSAEYAVFETGARHPFAQAVGRNIANPTAMLLSASNMLRHLNLEYHSNMIADAVKKVIKVGKVPRTSAP